A region of Chitinophaga horti DNA encodes the following proteins:
- the ureB gene encoding urease subunit beta translates to MIPGEYFLKPGDVIANEGRSTVKINVVNTGDRPVQIGSHFHFFEVNRMMAFDREKAFGMRLNVPSGNAVRFEPGETKEVELVALGGHRKAIGFSNLADGDTTTEEAKNKAMEKAIAQQFKNTTP, encoded by the coding sequence ATGATACCCGGAGAATATTTTCTGAAACCCGGTGACGTGATCGCCAACGAGGGCAGATCTACCGTGAAAATAAACGTAGTAAATACGGGAGACCGGCCAGTGCAGATTGGTTCGCACTTTCACTTTTTTGAAGTAAACCGGATGATGGCCTTTGATCGTGAGAAGGCCTTCGGGATGCGGTTGAACGTACCTTCCGGCAACGCGGTCCGGTTCGAACCCGGCGAAACAAAGGAAGTGGAACTGGTAGCACTCGGTGGACATCGCAAAGCGATCGGCTTTTCTAATCTCGCTGATGGCGACACCACCACGGAGGAAGCGAAAAACAAAGCAATGGAAAAAGCGATCGCACAACAGTTTAAAAACACGACACCATGA
- a CDS encoding alpha-L-rhamnosidase N-terminal domain-containing protein, whose product MKRLFLIALLVTASAAAQVRAANPVNLKCEYLVNPIGLDAKQPRFTWQMNDKRPGAAQSAYQLFVYSDAQGKQLVWQTDKINGQDILATYQGKPLSPFSKYWWKVQLWDHAGKSSQSPLASFETGMMGDAWQGKWITDTDDKDLKPAAYFRKTFPAARKIASARAYIAVAGLYELYINGEKIGNHRLDPMYTRFDRRNLYVTYDVTKQLQSGTNAIGVLLGNGWYNHQSTAVWDFHNAPWRARPAFCLDLRITYSDGSQEVIKSNDDWKTALSPVIFNSIYTAEHYDARLELPGWNTHLVSTMHNGSR is encoded by the coding sequence ATGAAACGACTTTTTCTCATAGCACTGCTCGTAACGGCATCGGCCGCCGCACAGGTACGCGCCGCCAACCCGGTGAACCTGAAATGCGAATACCTCGTAAACCCAATCGGGCTCGACGCCAAACAACCGCGTTTTACCTGGCAGATGAACGATAAACGCCCCGGTGCAGCGCAATCGGCTTACCAGCTGTTCGTGTACAGCGATGCACAGGGCAAACAGTTAGTATGGCAAACGGATAAGATCAATGGCCAAGACATCCTCGCCACTTACCAGGGAAAACCGCTCTCGCCGTTTTCGAAGTACTGGTGGAAGGTGCAGCTGTGGGATCATGCGGGCAAATCTTCCCAATCGCCACTCGCCAGTTTCGAAACGGGTATGATGGGCGATGCCTGGCAGGGTAAATGGATAACCGATACGGATGACAAGGACCTTAAACCTGCGGCTTACTTCCGCAAAACGTTTCCCGCAGCCAGGAAGATCGCCAGCGCCCGCGCATATATTGCCGTGGCGGGACTCTATGAGTTATATATCAACGGAGAAAAGATCGGTAACCACCGCCTGGATCCCATGTACACGCGTTTCGACCGCCGCAACCTGTACGTAACGTATGATGTTACCAAACAGCTGCAATCGGGCACTAACGCGATTGGTGTATTGCTTGGCAACGGCTGGTACAACCACCAGTCAACAGCGGTATGGGACTTTCACAACGCCCCCTGGCGTGCACGTCCGGCGTTTTGCCTCGACCTGCGCATTACTTATTCGGATGGCTCGCAGGAGGTGATCAAATCAAACGATGACTGGAAAACCGCATTAAGCCCGGTGATTTTCAATAGCATCTACACCGCCGAACATTACGACGCCCGCCTGGAGCTGCCCGGCTGGAACACACACCTGGTTTCAACGATGCACAATGGAAGCCGGTAA
- the ureE gene encoding urease accessory protein UreE, with protein sequence MLIREKVGHVAGIHINHLQKDALHIEWFDAAKRIQRLRTQSGCEVAIKFLQEGQRLEDGDILYMDDTTAIVVHIVPCDAIVIQPKDMLEMGTVCYEIGNKHLPIFLQEDEVLIPYEEPLFRWLQAAGFAPAKAVRQLRNMLKSNVTPHSHGTSANTLFSRIMNLASK encoded by the coding sequence ATGCTGATCCGTGAAAAAGTGGGCCATGTCGCCGGTATCCATATCAATCATCTGCAAAAAGATGCGTTACACATCGAGTGGTTCGATGCAGCCAAACGTATACAGCGCCTCCGTACACAAAGCGGTTGCGAAGTAGCGATCAAATTCCTGCAGGAAGGCCAGCGGCTTGAGGATGGCGACATCCTGTACATGGATGATACAACCGCTATAGTCGTGCACATCGTGCCCTGCGACGCCATCGTTATTCAACCCAAAGATATGCTGGAAATGGGCACGGTATGTTATGAGATCGGCAATAAACATCTGCCCATATTTTTACAGGAAGATGAGGTGCTGATCCCTTACGAAGAACCGCTGTTCCGATGGTTGCAGGCTGCAGGCTTTGCTCCTGCAAAAGCCGTACGCCAGCTGCGCAACATGCTGAAATCGAACGTCACGCCGCATAGTCACGGTACGAGTGCCAATACGTTATTTTCCCGCATCATGAACCTGGCTTCCAAATGA
- a CDS encoding family 78 glycoside hydrolase catalytic domain has translation MHPVENVETIPAKTIRKFDDTTYLFDLGRTIAGVSQLKVSGPAGTIIRLKHSEDLNKQGRADLANIIVHYRPKDKTDPFQTDIFILSGKGTETFMPRFNYKGFQYVEVTSSQPIKLSKESLTGYFMHSNVPVAGAVNSSSELINKIWWATNNAYLSNLFGYPTDCPQREKNGWTGDAHIASETGLFNFDGITVYEKWLADHRDEQKPDGVLPSIIPTGGWGYEWGNGPDWTSTIAIIPWNIYLFYGDNRLLIDCYDNIKKYVDHITEISPSGLTTWGLGDWVPVKSKTPVEFTSSCFYYKDALILAKTAQMLGRQADYQQYSALAEKIKTAFNKKYLNEQTGIYGSGVQTELSSALYWGLVPEDKKALVAANLAKRVAQDNFHLDVGLLGTKSILNALSENGYADVAYKVAAQEDFPSWGYWIKSGATTLYENWDPHAKSDLSRNHIMFGEIGAWLFKGIGGILPNEAAPGFHDVLLAPHFVTGLDHFEAKHDGPYGQIISSWKRNGSGVTYTATIPANSTASIHLEVPAGKAVYQKGKAMTQQAVYKVPAGVHHFDIK, from the coding sequence ATGCACCCGGTAGAAAATGTGGAAACGATACCGGCAAAAACGATCCGTAAGTTCGATGATACGACTTACTTATTCGATCTCGGTCGTACGATCGCCGGCGTTAGTCAGCTGAAGGTAAGCGGCCCGGCAGGCACGATCATCCGTTTAAAACACTCGGAGGACTTAAATAAACAAGGCCGCGCAGACCTCGCCAACATCATCGTACACTATCGGCCGAAGGATAAAACAGATCCTTTCCAGACGGATATTTTTATCCTCAGTGGAAAAGGTACGGAAACGTTTATGCCACGCTTTAACTACAAAGGATTTCAATACGTGGAAGTGACGAGCAGCCAGCCGATTAAGCTTTCCAAAGAAAGCCTGACGGGCTACTTCATGCATAGCAATGTGCCGGTAGCAGGTGCGGTAAACTCTTCCAGTGAGTTGATCAATAAAATATGGTGGGCGACGAACAACGCGTATCTCTCTAACCTGTTCGGCTACCCGACAGATTGCCCGCAGCGTGAAAAGAACGGCTGGACGGGCGACGCGCATATCGCCAGCGAAACGGGATTGTTCAATTTCGACGGCATCACTGTGTACGAAAAATGGCTGGCCGATCACCGCGATGAACAAAAGCCAGACGGCGTTCTGCCTTCTATTATTCCTACCGGCGGATGGGGTTACGAGTGGGGCAATGGCCCGGATTGGACGAGCACCATCGCCATCATCCCCTGGAACATTTATTTGTTTTATGGCGATAACAGGCTGCTGATCGACTGCTACGACAATATTAAAAAGTACGTAGATCATATCACGGAGATCAGCCCCTCTGGCTTAACCACCTGGGGCCTGGGCGACTGGGTGCCGGTAAAATCCAAAACGCCGGTGGAGTTTACTTCCTCCTGCTTTTATTATAAGGATGCATTGATCCTCGCGAAAACCGCACAGATGCTCGGCCGCCAGGCTGACTACCAGCAATACAGTGCACTGGCCGAAAAGATCAAAACTGCTTTCAATAAAAAATACCTGAATGAACAAACGGGCATCTACGGCAGCGGCGTACAAACGGAATTAAGCTCCGCCCTTTACTGGGGCCTTGTTCCGGAAGATAAAAAGGCGCTCGTGGCCGCCAACCTCGCTAAACGGGTGGCGCAGGATAACTTTCACCTGGATGTAGGCTTGCTCGGCACTAAGAGCATCCTCAACGCCCTCAGCGAAAACGGTTATGCGGATGTAGCTTACAAGGTAGCCGCGCAGGAAGACTTTCCATCATGGGGCTACTGGATCAAGTCCGGCGCCACTACGCTGTACGAGAACTGGGACCCGCACGCAAAATCGGACCTTTCGCGCAACCACATCATGTTTGGGGAAATTGGCGCCTGGCTGTTTAAAGGAATTGGTGGTATTCTGCCAAATGAAGCTGCTCCCGGTTTCCACGATGTGTTGCTGGCGCCGCATTTCGTAACAGGCCTCGATCACTTCGAAGCGAAGCACGACGGCCCGTACGGACAAATCATCTCTTCATGGAAACGCAACGGCAGCGGCGTAACGTATACGGCCACTATTCCGGCCAACTCCACTGCCTCCATTCACCTGGAGGTGCCCGCAGGCAAAGCGGTTTATCAAAAGGGAAAAGCCATGACGCAACAGGCGGTATACAAAGTGCCGGCCGGCGTACATCACTTCGATATTAAGTAA
- the ureC gene encoding urease subunit alpha, which produces MSLKIPKAKYASMYGPTVGDRVRLADTELIIEIEKDYNVYGDECKFGGGKSVRDGMAQSGTAVRAEGVLDFLITNVIIIDHWGIVKADIGIRDGRIVGIGQAGNPDTMDGVHPHMIIGAATEVHNGSNLIATAGGIDTHIHFICPQQIDHALFSGITTMIGGGTGPADGTSATTVTPGKWNIMRMLQAAEAYPMNLGFFGKGNCATEAPLVEQIEAGALGLKIHEDWGSTPAVIDAALTVADKMDVQIAIHTDTLNEGGFLEDTMNAINGRVIHTFHTEGAGGGHAPDIIRAAQYPNVLPASTNPTRPYTINTIDEHLDMLMVCHHLDKRVPEDVAFADSRIRPETIAAEDILHDMGVFSIMSSDSQAMGRVSEVITRTWQTADKMKKQRGPLPEDEGHDNDNLRVKRYVAKYTINAAIAQGIAKHVGSIEPGKLADIVLWKPAFFGVKPEMIIKGGIITGSRMGDPNASIPTPQPVIYRHMFGAHGKAVLHSSVTFVSQAGIKNNIGAEYGLQKQLLPVSDCRNISKKDLIHNDKTPEISVNPENYEVKVDGVKITCEPAKEVALAQRYFLF; this is translated from the coding sequence ATGAGCCTGAAGATACCTAAAGCCAAATACGCCAGTATGTATGGCCCTACTGTGGGCGACAGGGTGCGGCTGGCGGATACGGAACTGATCATCGAAATAGAGAAAGACTATAACGTATACGGCGACGAGTGCAAATTCGGCGGCGGCAAAAGTGTGCGCGATGGCATGGCCCAATCCGGCACGGCTGTTCGTGCAGAAGGGGTGCTCGACTTCCTCATCACCAACGTGATCATCATCGATCACTGGGGTATCGTGAAAGCGGATATCGGCATCAGGGATGGCAGGATCGTGGGGATTGGTCAGGCCGGCAACCCGGACACGATGGACGGCGTACACCCACACATGATCATTGGCGCCGCTACGGAGGTGCATAACGGCAGCAATCTGATTGCCACCGCCGGCGGCATCGATACACACATTCATTTTATTTGTCCGCAGCAGATAGACCATGCGCTGTTCAGTGGCATCACCACTATGATCGGCGGCGGAACGGGACCGGCGGATGGCACCAGCGCTACGACCGTTACACCTGGCAAGTGGAACATCATGCGTATGTTACAGGCAGCGGAAGCCTACCCGATGAACCTGGGCTTTTTCGGTAAAGGCAACTGCGCTACTGAGGCGCCACTGGTAGAACAAATTGAAGCGGGGGCCTTAGGTTTAAAGATCCACGAAGACTGGGGCAGCACACCTGCCGTGATCGACGCGGCGCTTACCGTGGCCGATAAAATGGACGTGCAGATCGCCATCCACACCGACACCCTAAACGAAGGCGGCTTCCTGGAAGATACGATGAACGCCATCAATGGCCGCGTCATCCACACGTTTCATACAGAAGGCGCGGGTGGCGGCCACGCACCGGACATTATCCGCGCAGCGCAGTACCCGAACGTATTGCCCGCCTCCACCAATCCGACGCGACCTTATACGATCAATACAATTGACGAACACCTCGACATGCTGATGGTTTGCCATCACCTGGACAAACGTGTACCCGAAGACGTTGCCTTTGCCGACTCGCGCATACGCCCGGAAACGATTGCTGCGGAAGACATCCTGCATGACATGGGCGTGTTCAGCATCATGAGTTCGGACTCGCAGGCCATGGGCCGCGTAAGTGAAGTGATCACCCGCACCTGGCAAACCGCCGACAAAATGAAAAAACAACGCGGCCCGTTACCGGAAGATGAAGGTCACGACAACGATAATCTGCGCGTAAAACGTTACGTAGCCAAGTATACGATCAACGCCGCCATCGCACAGGGCATTGCTAAACACGTAGGCTCTATCGAACCCGGCAAACTCGCCGACATCGTGCTTTGGAAACCGGCTTTCTTCGGTGTGAAACCAGAGATGATCATCAAAGGAGGCATCATTACCGGCAGCCGTATGGGCGACCCGAACGCCTCCATCCCCACCCCGCAGCCTGTCATATACCGGCATATGTTCGGCGCGCATGGCAAGGCGGTGTTGCATAGCAGCGTTACTTTCGTATCGCAGGCGGGGATCAAAAACAATATCGGGGCGGAATATGGCTTACAGAAACAACTGCTGCCCGTGAGCGATTGCCGCAATATCAGCAAGAAAGACCTGATCCACAATGATAAGACGCCGGAGATTTCGGTAAACCCGGAAAACTACGAAGTAAAGGTTGATGGCGTAAAGATCACCTGCGAGCCTGCAAAAGAGGTAGCACTGGCGCAAAGGTATTTCCTCTTTTAA
- a CDS encoding urease accessory protein UreF — MSTHYLGSLLHLSDPTLPIGGYTHSAGLETYVQQGLVHNTATAEAFVRNMLQCNLQYNDGAFVHFAYTATQTKNLQRLVQLDEECTALKTPKEIRIASQKLGLRLMKIFSRQQPFELAAQLEQQVKSPHYCITFGLYACLLGIPEEEALLSFYYNAAVGMVTNNVKLVPLGQLDGQDILFRLQPLLQSLAQATLQADENLTGLCNTGFDIRCMQHEHLYSRLYMS; from the coding sequence ATGAGTACACATTACCTGGGCAGCCTGCTGCACCTCTCCGACCCTACTTTACCCATCGGCGGCTACACACATTCCGCCGGGCTGGAAACGTACGTGCAGCAAGGACTTGTACACAATACGGCTACCGCCGAAGCTTTTGTTCGCAACATGCTGCAGTGTAACCTGCAGTACAACGACGGCGCCTTTGTTCACTTCGCCTATACCGCCACGCAAACGAAGAACTTACAACGACTCGTGCAGCTGGATGAGGAATGTACCGCGTTAAAAACACCGAAAGAAATCCGCATCGCCAGCCAGAAGCTTGGTTTGCGGCTCATGAAGATATTCAGCCGGCAGCAGCCGTTTGAGCTGGCAGCTCAACTCGAGCAACAGGTAAAGTCACCGCACTATTGCATAACATTCGGCCTGTACGCCTGCCTGCTGGGCATCCCGGAGGAAGAGGCGCTGTTATCCTTTTACTACAATGCAGCAGTGGGCATGGTGACCAACAACGTAAAACTCGTACCGCTCGGGCAGCTCGACGGACAAGACATCCTGTTCCGCTTGCAACCATTACTGCAATCGCTTGCCCAGGCTACGTTGCAGGCCGACGAAAACCTGACAGGACTTTGCAATACAGGCTTCGACATCCGCTGTATGCAGCATGAACACTTGTACTCGCGGTTGTACATGTCTTAA
- a CDS encoding right-handed parallel beta-helix repeat-containing protein, producing MKYLMLLCCLWTIQQATAATYYVDAINGNDAATGLSDKQAWKSLSRVNAQVFRAGDQLLFRAGRIYEGQLKVQGSGATGMPILIDKYGEGYKPRLQGNGVMPATVHINNVEYWEIRNLDISNNGPERQSSRNGILVQARDVGTMHHIWLSGLDIHDVNGSLLKAGGAGAGIMVQCGGRNVKSRFDGLVIEKCTIRNTHRNGITFAGYWSRQDWFPSLRVIIRDNLLEGVPGDGIVPIGCDSALITRNVIRDCPRLLPDGEAAAGIWPWSCDNTIIEYNEVSDHKAPWDGQGFDSDWNCRNTLIQYNYSHDNEGGFLLVCDDGSQKMPTSAGNTGTVVRYNISINDGSRKTGKHAGFSPVIHLPGPARNTQIYNNMIIVPQREKGIDSSIIAFDNWNGYPDSTLFANNIFYALTPVDYQAAKSTRIYYENNLYFGKHDNAIKDPRAVNADPMFQSLVLGGNPGFEVLKGLKLRPVSAAARKGRPLVKEPAKDFFGNKVMPVKPPDIGVHQF from the coding sequence ATGAAGTATTTAATGTTGTTATGTTGCCTGTGGACCATTCAACAGGCTACGGCCGCCACTTATTACGTGGACGCGATCAATGGGAACGATGCCGCCACAGGCCTCTCCGACAAACAAGCCTGGAAGTCTCTCAGCCGGGTGAATGCCCAGGTGTTTCGTGCAGGCGATCAACTGCTCTTCCGCGCCGGCCGCATTTATGAAGGGCAGCTGAAGGTACAGGGCAGCGGCGCTACCGGCATGCCTATCCTCATCGATAAATACGGCGAAGGCTACAAACCGCGCCTGCAGGGCAACGGCGTCATGCCAGCCACGGTGCATATCAACAATGTTGAATACTGGGAAATAAGAAACCTCGACATCTCCAACAACGGCCCGGAAAGGCAGTCCAGCCGCAACGGCATACTGGTACAGGCCCGCGATGTCGGCACCATGCATCACATCTGGCTGTCGGGCTTGGACATTCACGACGTAAACGGCAGCCTGTTAAAGGCAGGCGGCGCCGGTGCGGGCATTATGGTACAATGTGGCGGCAGAAATGTGAAGTCGCGGTTCGACGGCCTGGTGATAGAAAAATGTACGATCCGTAACACGCACCGTAATGGCATTACCTTCGCCGGGTACTGGTCGCGGCAGGACTGGTTCCCCAGCCTGCGCGTCATCATACGCGACAACTTGCTGGAAGGTGTGCCGGGCGACGGTATTGTACCTATCGGTTGCGACAGTGCGCTAATCACACGCAACGTTATACGCGATTGCCCGCGATTGTTGCCAGACGGCGAAGCGGCAGCCGGCATCTGGCCTTGGAGCTGCGATAACACCATCATCGAATACAACGAAGTAAGCGATCATAAAGCCCCCTGGGACGGACAGGGCTTCGACTCGGACTGGAATTGTCGCAACACGCTTATTCAATATAATTACAGTCATGATAACGAAGGTGGCTTCCTGCTGGTGTGCGACGATGGCAGCCAGAAAATGCCGACAAGTGCAGGCAATACGGGAACGGTTGTACGTTACAATATCAGCATCAATGATGGCTCGCGTAAAACCGGCAAGCACGCTGGCTTTTCACCGGTTATTCATTTGCCTGGCCCTGCACGTAACACGCAGATTTATAACAATATGATCATCGTTCCGCAGCGGGAGAAGGGCATCGATAGTTCCATCATCGCGTTCGATAACTGGAACGGCTATCCTGATAGCACGTTATTCGCCAACAATATATTCTACGCTTTAACGCCCGTAGATTACCAGGCGGCAAAGTCTACCCGCATCTACTATGAAAACAATCTCTATTTCGGTAAACACGATAACGCCATCAAAGATCCGCGCGCTGTGAATGCAGATCCGATGTTCCAGTCATTGGTGCTGGGTGGCAACCCGGGTTTCGAAGTGTTGAAAGGATTAAAGTTGCGGCCTGTATCCGCAGCCGCCCGTAAAGGCAGGCCGCTCGTTAAAGAACCTGCAAAAGACTTTTTCGGCAACAAAGTAATGCCGGTAAAGCCGCCAGACATCGGTGTGCATCAGTTCTAA
- a CDS encoding urease accessory protein UreD — MINELKIATGLRNGKTYLKESFYTRPFKLADVGLDRHDPALYLTLMSSSPGILDGDVYDIQVQLAAHTRLQLQTQSYQRIFQMEQEARQTMQVMLEDGAMLSYIPHPLVPHKNAVFKAHNKITVGAGSRLLWGEIVTCGRKLSGEVFQFKLLRNLTEIYQNGRLLLKDNQVMAPALIPPEVMGQLEGHTHQATFIYVDTTPGANLFEENIRALIPGDIVCGVTRAAGPAVVARMLAQGGEQLYDCLQRIATAIWTNEIVHYTNTSEHER; from the coding sequence ATGATCAACGAACTGAAAATAGCGACCGGCCTGCGAAACGGCAAAACGTACCTGAAGGAAAGTTTTTACACCCGTCCCTTTAAACTGGCGGATGTGGGATTGGACCGCCACGATCCGGCGCTGTACCTTACGCTGATGAGCTCCTCCCCCGGCATACTGGATGGCGATGTGTACGATATACAAGTGCAACTTGCAGCACATACGCGACTGCAATTACAAACACAATCGTACCAGCGCATCTTTCAAATGGAGCAGGAAGCGCGGCAAACCATGCAGGTAATGCTGGAAGACGGAGCCATGCTTTCGTACATTCCCCATCCGCTGGTGCCGCATAAAAACGCCGTGTTTAAGGCGCATAATAAAATCACGGTCGGCGCGGGCTCCCGGTTACTTTGGGGTGAAATCGTTACTTGCGGCCGCAAACTTTCCGGCGAAGTATTTCAATTTAAATTATTGAGGAACCTCACAGAGATTTACCAGAACGGCCGCCTGTTGCTGAAAGACAACCAGGTGATGGCGCCGGCACTCATTCCGCCCGAAGTGATGGGACAACTCGAGGGGCACACGCACCAGGCGACTTTTATTTATGTGGATACCACACCCGGTGCGAATTTATTTGAAGAAAACATTCGCGCACTGATACCAGGTGACATCGTGTGTGGCGTTACCCGCGCCGCAGGTCCGGCCGTTGTGGCGCGTATGCTGGCGCAGGGTGGCGAGCAGTTGTACGACTGCCTGCAGCGCATTGCCACCGCCATCTGGACAAACGAAATTGTACACTATACTAATACATCCGAACATGAACGCTGA
- a CDS encoding YdeI/OmpD-associated family protein: MIKFTSVIEQAIQQGDKTGWSYIIISAAIAEKLQPGSRKSFRVKGLLDNFAFSAALLPIGEGKFMLPINATMRKGTGKRKGEKLQVQIEADLDYQPVTCPELMDCLNDAPEALAFFNTLTRSHQDYFIKWIESAKTEQTKSKRIAQTVTGLSHKFDFGTTVRYFRDRKDELGY; this comes from the coding sequence ATGATCAAATTCACTTCCGTTATTGAGCAGGCCATTCAACAGGGTGACAAGACCGGTTGGAGCTATATCATCATTTCCGCCGCCATCGCGGAGAAGTTGCAGCCCGGTAGCCGGAAATCGTTCCGGGTAAAGGGATTGCTCGATAATTTTGCTTTTTCAGCTGCCCTACTGCCCATCGGAGAAGGAAAGTTTATGTTGCCCATTAATGCCACCATGCGTAAAGGCACCGGCAAACGCAAAGGCGAAAAATTGCAGGTCCAGATAGAAGCCGATCTTGACTACCAACCAGTTACCTGCCCCGAACTGATGGACTGCCTGAACGATGCCCCCGAAGCCCTGGCGTTCTTTAACACCCTCACCCGTTCCCACCAGGATTATTTCATCAAGTGGATAGAAAGCGCCAAGACAGAACAAACCAAATCCAAACGGATCGCGCAGACCGTTACCGGCCTCTCCCATAAATTTGATTTCGGCACTACGGTCCGTTACTTCCGGGACCGGAAGGACGAGTTGGGGTACTGA
- a CDS encoding urease accessory protein UreH domain-containing protein, producing MNAEIGALAATAIGISCLHTVTGPDHYVPFIALSKARNWKLGKTIWWTIVCGIGHVGSSIILGLIGIALGWQIKKLTGLEDVRGGLAAWALLVFGTLYLIYGIRQAYLNRAHKHFDVYDDNSVYVYEHKHGEAPVYPQQRTKVTPWILFIIFVLGPCEPLIPLLTFPAVEQSPAGILLVAGVFTLFTLITMVGMVLLGYFGFSFLQTGKMEKYVHAIGGASITICGAGMVFWGW from the coding sequence ATGAACGCTGAAATTGGCGCACTCGCCGCCACCGCTATTGGCATCAGCTGCCTGCACACCGTAACCGGCCCCGATCACTACGTACCCTTCATCGCCCTGTCGAAAGCGCGTAACTGGAAGCTCGGCAAAACCATCTGGTGGACGATCGTGTGCGGCATCGGGCATGTGGGCAGTTCCATTATACTTGGGCTAATCGGTATCGCGCTCGGCTGGCAGATCAAAAAACTCACCGGGCTGGAAGATGTTCGCGGCGGCCTCGCCGCCTGGGCATTACTGGTGTTCGGCACCTTATACCTCATCTACGGCATCCGCCAGGCGTACCTGAACCGCGCCCACAAACACTTTGACGTGTACGACGACAATTCCGTTTACGTATACGAACACAAACACGGCGAGGCGCCTGTATACCCGCAACAGCGCACCAAAGTAACACCCTGGATCCTGTTCATCATCTTCGTACTCGGCCCTTGCGAACCCTTAATACCGCTGCTCACTTTCCCTGCGGTGGAACAGTCGCCTGCCGGGATATTGCTGGTTGCGGGCGTGTTTACCCTATTCACCCTGATCACCATGGTGGGTATGGTATTGCTCGGCTACTTCGGCTTTTCCTTCCTGCAAACGGGTAAGATGGAAAAGTATGTGCATGCCATTGGTGGCGCCAGCATTACAATATGCGGTGCGGGTATGGTATTTTGGGGATGGTAA
- the ureG gene encoding urease accessory protein UreG, with protein MERNYIKIGVAGPVGSGKTALIERLSRHMAGMYSIGVITNDIYTKEDAEFLTRNSLLPAERIIGVETGGCPHTAIREDASMNLEAVDEMAQRFPDVQIIFIESGGDNLSATFSPDLADVTIFVIDVAEGDKIPRKGGPGITRSDLLVINKIDLAPYVHADLGVMDRDARKMRGERPFIFTNLMSLEGLDKVMTWIKQYALLEGVEE; from the coding sequence ATGGAAAGAAACTATATAAAAATCGGTGTGGCCGGTCCCGTTGGTTCGGGTAAAACAGCGTTGATAGAACGGCTGTCGAGGCACATGGCCGGTATGTACAGCATTGGTGTGATCACCAACGATATTTATACAAAGGAAGATGCCGAATTCCTGACGCGCAACAGCCTGCTGCCTGCCGAACGGATTATTGGTGTGGAAACGGGCGGCTGTCCGCATACGGCCATTCGAGAAGACGCCAGCATGAACCTGGAGGCGGTAGACGAGATGGCGCAGCGCTTCCCGGATGTGCAGATCATCTTTATCGAAAGCGGCGGCGACAACCTGTCTGCCACGTTTAGCCCTGACCTGGCCGACGTGACCATCTTTGTAATCGACGTGGCGGAGGGCGATAAGATACCGCGCAAGGGTGGTCCGGGTATTACACGTTCCGACTTACTGGTGATCAATAAAATTGACCTGGCGCCTTACGTACATGCCGACCTGGGCGTGATGGACCGCGATGCCCGTAAGATGCGCGGCGAACGTCCTTTCATATTTACAAACCTCATGAGCCTGGAAGGACTGGATAAAGTGATGACCTGGATCAAACAATATGCGTTGCTCGAAGGAGTGGAAGAATGA